The region GTCACGGAAGCGTTTTTATTTCATTGCCAAGAGGAGAAGATCCTTTAAATGTTTCTAAAGAAAGAGCTCAGGAATTAATTGACGAAAAAGCACTCGCTGATGCGCCAATTGCAGTTTATAAAGGAGAAGCAGTTCAAAAAGGAGTGGGACGTTTTGGACCATTCATTAAATGGAACGGACTTTTTGTAAATGTGAACAAAAAATACAATTTTGATAATCTTTCACAAGCTGATGTTGAGGAGTTAATCGAAGAAAAACTTCAGAAAAACATTGACAAAGTTATTCATAATTGGGAAGACGAAGGGATTGTAGTAGAGAAAGCTCGTTGGGGACGTTCTGTAATTCTAAAAGGAAAAATCAAAATTGAATTGAGTAAAGATGTTGATGCTACTAAGCTGACATTGGCACAGGTTCAGGAAATGATAGAAGCAAAAGCACCTGCAAAGAAAGCAGCGGCAAAAAAAACGACAACAACTAAAAAAGCGCCTGCTAAAAAAACAGCTGCTAAAAAGAAATAAATATAGATGGAATTTGATTTTCTAGAACCAGTTAATGACACAATTGTAAAATTTGTCAGTGCACTGTCTTCTCAAGAACTTGGAAGTAAAGTTGTTTTTCATACACAAGATCAGTTTCCTGATATTAACCAGATCAATATTGCTGTGATTGGTGTTTTAGAAGATCGTACAAACATCAATATGGTTAATGAGGTTAATCTTTCGTCAGTACGTAAAAGATTATACAGCATGTTTCCGGGCAATTGGGACGCTTCTATTGCAGACTTGGGGGATATACTTGCCGGCGACTCTGTAGAAGATACTTACTTTGCAGTTAAGAAAGTTGTAGCTGCTTTAATTAAGAAAAAAGTCATTCCTATAGTCCTGGGAGGTTCTCAGGATCTGACTTATGCTCTGTATCGTGCTTACGATGATTTGGAGCAAATGGTCAACTTGGTTGCGGTTGATAATAAGTTTGATTTTGGAAAAGAAAATGAGTCGGTTTCGGCTAATTCGTATCTGACAAAAATTATTATTGATGAACCTAATAATCTATTCAATTACTGTAATATAGGATATCAAACCTATTATAATTCTCAGGAAGAAATTGATCTGATCGAAAAGCTCTTTTTTGATGCTTATCGTTTAGGTGAAATTTCAAATAAAATCACTTTAGCGGAACCGGTTTTTAGAGATGCGGATTTAGTGAGTTTCGATTTGAATTCTGTAAAATCTTCTGCTTCAGGTAATGCTGTTACTTTTGAGCCGAATGGATTTAATGGAAAAGAAATTTGTGCTTTAGCGAGATACGCAGGAATAAGTGATAAAGTTTCGGCATTTGGAGTTTTTAATCACAACAGTACAATGGCTGAATCGGTTGTTATTGCTCAGATTGTGTGGTATTTTATTGAAGGATATCATTATCGTTCAAAAGAATATCCTTTTGGAAGTCGCGCCAATTATCTGAAATATATAGTTCCCCTTGATGATGAAGAATTGATTTTTTATAAAAGCGATAAAACAGACCGCTGGTGGATCGAAATTCCTTTTCAGTCAAATGGTCACAATAAGTTGAAAAGAAATACGTTATTACCATGTTCTTACGAAGAATATTTGTCTGCCTGCAATCAGGAACTGCCAGAAAGATGGTGGAAAGCGCAGCGAAAGAATGCTTTGTAGCAACAAATTTTAAGGTAAATCTTAGGTTTTTAAAGCAGGCTTAAAAAAGTTAAATAGTGTTAGTAGGAAAATAACTATAAAACATAAAAATTAACGTTTTACATCGATTTTTTGAAACAGTTTATCGATAAAATATTTTTTTTTTATTTTATTTAACATTATTTTTGAACGATAAAATAAATTCGCAAGTAGTATTGTTTTTTAGATAAATAATAAATACGTTTACGGACTTTTAATAATGAATAGATAATCCCAAATTTATATGAAGAAGTTTATTGCATTTGCAGCAATGTTAACACTAGTAATCGGCTGTGGTAAGTCAGGTGACAAAGGTGAATTAGTTGGTGTTACAGGAGGGAAATGGCATCCCGAGAAGCCTTATGGAATGGCATTAGTTCCTGGTGGATCTTTTATTATGGGTAAATCGGATGCGGATTTAGCTAACGTGGAAGATGCTCCGACTAAAACGGTAACTGTTCGTTCGTTTTATATGGATGAAACTGAAATCACAAATAGCGAGTATCGTCAATTTGTGGAGTGGGTAAAAGACTCTACAATGAGAGTTCGTTTAGCAATATTAGCTGACGAAACAGGGCAGAAAGCTACTGACAGTAAAGGAAAAAAAGGCGGAAGTATTGCTGACTACGCATTTAATGATTCTGATCCGGAAAAAATGACAGCTTATGATAAATATATGTACGACAACTACTATAGTGTAGGTACAAAAGATGATCCGTATGCTGGAAGAAAATTAAACAGAAAAGTAAAATTAATTAAAGATACTAAAGCATATCCGGATGAGTATTACACTGAGGTTATGGATTCTATGTATTTACCAATTGAAGAATCATACAATGGTTTAAGAACAATTGATGTAAATAAATTGAAATTCCGTTATTCTTGGATGGATATTCAGGCTGCTGCAAAAGCTAAAGTTGGAAAAAGAAGTGATTTCGTAAAAACAGAACAGGTAAATGTTTATCCTGATACAGCTGTTTGGATTAAAGATTTTGCTTATTCATATAATGAGCCAATGCATAATGATTATTTCTGGCATAAAGCTTATGGGGATTATCCTGTAGTTGGTGTTACCTGGAAACAAGCTAAAGCATTCTGTGCTTGGAGAACTCTAAACAAAAACAGTTATATCAAATCTAAGAAAAAAGGTCGTGACTTAGTAAATGCTTTCAGATTGCCAACTGAAGCAGAATGGGAGTATGCGGCTAGAGGTGGTCTGGAGTCTGCAACTTACCCTTGGGGAGGTCCTTATACTAAAAGTGACAGAGGTTGTTTCTTAGCTAACTTCAAACCAAGTAGAGGAGATTATGCTGCAGACGAAGCGTTATATACTGTTGAAGCTAAATCATACGAAGTTAACGGTTACGGATTATACAACATGGCAGGAAACGTTTCAGAATGGACTGACTCTGCTTACAACCCAAATGCATACGAATATGTATCTACAATGAATCCAAACGTAATTGATGGTAAAAATCAAAGAAAAGTGGTTCGTGGAGGTTCTTGGAAAGACGTTGCTTATTTCCTACAGGTAAGCACTCGTGATCACGAATATGCTGATTCTGCAAGAAGTTATATCGGATTCAGAACGGTACAGGATTACATGGGAACTCAGGTAACTGGTAACGGTAACGGAAGCAAAAGAAAGTAATTTATAATTTTATCAATATCCAACAAATCTATTTTAAACCTAAAAAAAAGTATTATGGCATTATTAAGTAAAAAAGCAATGAATTTCGCTTATGGTATGGGAGCGGCAGTGGTAATTATTGGAGCATTATTCAAAATTACTCACTTTGAACTTGGACCTTTAACAGGAACAGTTATGCTTTCAATTGGATTGGTGACTGAGGCGTTAATTTTTGCGCTTTCTGCTTTCGAACCAGTTGAAGACGAGCTAGATTGGACTCTTGTTTACCCGGAATTAGCAAACGGACAAGCTAGAAAAAAAGCTGATAAAGTTGAAACTCCAACTGATGCTCAAGGATTATTATCTCAAAAATTAGATGCCATGTTGAAAGAAGCTAAAGTTGACGGTGAGTTGATGGCAAGCTTAGGAAATTCAATCAAAAACTTCGAATCTGCTGCTAAAGGAATTGCTCCAACTGTAGATTCAATCGCAGGTCAAAAGAAATATTCTGAAGAATTATCTATGGCTGCTGCTCAAATGGAATCATTAAATAGTTTATATAAAGTACAGTTAGAAAGCGCTTCAAGAAACGCTGAAGCTAACAAAGAAATCGCTGAAAACGCTTCTAAATTAAAAGAGCAAATGGCGTCTATGACTGCAAACATTGCTTCTTTAAACAGTGTTTACGGTGGTATGCTTTCTGCAATGAGTAACAAAGGATAATTAGTTTTTAACTAATATTAAATTTATTAATAAAAGAACTAATTAGAAAAAAATGGCAGGAGGAAAATTAACCCCTAGACAGAAGATGATCAACCTGATGTATCTGGTTTTCATCGCAATGTTAGCAATGAACGTGTCGAAAGAAGTAATCTCAGGTTTCGGATTATTTAACGAAAAGTTTGAAGCTTCTAACGCAACATCAGTAACAAATAATGCCTCTTTATTAACAGCTTTAGATCAAAAGGCAGCAGAAGCAAAAGGAGAGTTTGCTATTGCAGCTCAGACTGCTCATAAAGTTGAGGCAATTTCTAAAGATTTTTATGCTTATATCGGTACATTGAAAACTCAGGCTGTACAAGGTTTTGAAGTTGATAAAGCAACTGGAAAAATGCCTTATGAGTCTATGGATAAAGGTGATAACATCGACGACTGGTTTACAGGAGACGGTTACACTAAAAAAGGTAACGAAATTATTGCTAAGATCGAAAAATACAAAGCTGATATCAAAGCAGCTTTAGGAACAGATAAAAAATATGCAGCAATCATTTCTGAGGTTGAGAAAAAATTTGATCTTTCTGATGTAAAAAACAAAGACGGTATAAAAGAAAAATACTTAGCATATCACTTTAAAGGTTTTCCTGCAATCGCATCTGCAGCTAAACTTTCAGCTTGGCAGAATGACGTTCAGAAAACAGAAGCTGACGTTTACAACAGTGCTTTAGGAAAAGCTGCAGTTGCAGCTGCTTCATACAGTAACTATCAAGCAATTGTTGTTTTAGACAAAAATGCTTACTTTCAAGGAGAAAAAGTTACAGGTAAAGTGGTTTTAGGTCGTTATGACGAAAACACTAAGCCTACTTCATTCCAAGGTCCTGGACAAATCGTGAACGGACAAGCTGTTATCTCTTTAACTGCTGGTGGTGTTGGAGAGCAAGATATCAACGGACAATTTACATTCTTAGAAGATGGTAAAAATATTCCTTTGAAATTCTCTGGAAAATATGTTGTAGTTCCAAGACCTAATTCTGCTACAATCTCTGCAGATAAAATGAACGTAGTGTATAGAGGAGTTGTTAACCCAATCTCTGTATCTTTCGCTGGTGTTGATGCTAACAAAATTGTTGCTAGTGCTCCGGGATTATCTTCTGCAGGAAAACCAGGAAAATATAACATGAGCCCGGGTCAGGGTACTGAAGCTACTATCTCTGTAACGGGTACATTACCAAACGGTGATAAAGTAACAGATAAGAAAACATTCAGAATTAAAGGTATTCCTGGTCCAACAGGAACAATCAGAGGTGAGATGGGAGTTGTTAAAGGTCCTAAATCTAACTTAGAGATTGCTACTATTGGAGCTAAATTACTTGATTTCGATTTTGAAGTTGGTTTAGATGTTGTTGGATTCAATATGAAAATTGCTGGACAGCCTACTGTGGTTGTAACAGGAAACAAAATGAATGCACAATGTAAACAAGTACTTTCAAGAGCAGGTAAAGGAGACCAGGTTACTATTTCTGAAATTAAAACTAAACTGGTTGGTGCAGGTAGTTATTTATTACCAAGAACTGCTCCGGTAATTTACGAAATACAATAATAAAGTAGTGCAAGCTACGTTCAATATCTTATAATGATACCACGATGAAAGTAAGAAATTTTTTAATAGCCGTTGTTTCTATCGCTGGAGGTTTTGCTTCTAATGCGCAGTCTAATTTGCTTAATGCAAAAACACCAGATCAGATTGGACTTAAAACTCCTGCTCAGCTTATATCTGACAATGATAAGCCTTTGGCTTATGGTTATGTAGATGATAGAGATATTTTGATGGGAAAAACTACTTGGGAAATTATTGATTTAAATGAAAAAATCAATTTTCCAATGTACTTTCCAGTAGATACAGCTAATATTGGTTCTAACAGACGTTCTTTATACGACGTTCTTACCAAGGCGATTAAAGGTGGGAAAATAACTGAAGTTTACACTGATAGTTATTTCAATACTAAAAAGTCTATGAAAGACATCGAAGGATCATTATCTCGTATTGATACAACAGATGCTGGTAGAGAATTGATCAACCAATACCCTGATGATTACAAATCACGTGTAGTGAAGAAAAAAGTAGTTACCGGTAAAGGAAAAAACAAAAGTGTATCTTATGTTGAAGAAACAGTTGGACCAACAAGAACAGTTCCTGCTGAATATATCTTAAAACAAGATCTTACTGCTGCAGATGTTACTCAGTATAAAATTAAAGGATACTGGTATTTTGACAAACGTCAAAGTGAATTGAAATATCGTTTACTTGGAATTTGTCCGGTAACTCCTGATGTTTATACAATGAATAGTGATGAAAAGGATTATATTGAATTGTTTTGGGTATTCTTCCCAAATGCAAGAGAAGCGCTTCATGAAGCAAAAGCTTTCAACGACAACAATTCAGCTCTTCCAATTTCATTTGATCAGATTTTGAATTCAAGACGTTTTAATGCTGTTATCTACAAAGAAGAAAACCTTTATGGTGACAGAGCAATTAGCGATTACATGAAAGACAACGCACAAAATCAGTTGTTGGAATCTGAGAGAGTGAAAGAAAAAATTCGCAACTTCGAACAAGATATGTGGAACTACTAAGTTGATACATAACTAGATAATTAAAAAACTCTTACTACATTTGTAGTAAGAGTTTTTTTTATACAGGTAATTCAAAGCTTATTTTTTTTGGAATTTTAAAAATAGTTTTGTTTATGTAAGAAAAATAACAATATTTGTAATGAAATTTCGTTTAATGTCTTATAATAATTGTTACAATGAAAGTGAGAAATTTTTTAATTGCTATTGTTGCTGTTGCCGGAATCTTAAATGTTCATGCGCAGTCGAATT is a window of Flavobacterium crocinum DNA encoding:
- the porK gene encoding T9SS ring complex lipoprotein PorK/GldK — translated: MKKFIAFAAMLTLVIGCGKSGDKGELVGVTGGKWHPEKPYGMALVPGGSFIMGKSDADLANVEDAPTKTVTVRSFYMDETEITNSEYRQFVEWVKDSTMRVRLAILADETGQKATDSKGKKGGSIADYAFNDSDPEKMTAYDKYMYDNYYSVGTKDDPYAGRKLNRKVKLIKDTKAYPDEYYTEVMDSMYLPIEESYNGLRTIDVNKLKFRYSWMDIQAAAKAKVGKRSDFVKTEQVNVYPDTAVWIKDFAYSYNEPMHNDYFWHKAYGDYPVVGVTWKQAKAFCAWRTLNKNSYIKSKKKGRDLVNAFRLPTEAEWEYAARGGLESATYPWGGPYTKSDRGCFLANFKPSRGDYAADEALYTVEAKSYEVNGYGLYNMAGNVSEWTDSAYNPNAYEYVSTMNPNVIDGKNQRKVVRGGSWKDVAYFLQVSTRDHEYADSARSYIGFRTVQDYMGTQVTGNGNGSKRK
- a CDS encoding formimidoylglutamase; its protein translation is MEFDFLEPVNDTIVKFVSALSSQELGSKVVFHTQDQFPDINQINIAVIGVLEDRTNINMVNEVNLSSVRKRLYSMFPGNWDASIADLGDILAGDSVEDTYFAVKKVVAALIKKKVIPIVLGGSQDLTYALYRAYDDLEQMVNLVAVDNKFDFGKENESVSANSYLTKIIIDEPNNLFNYCNIGYQTYYNSQEEIDLIEKLFFDAYRLGEISNKITLAEPVFRDADLVSFDLNSVKSSASGNAVTFEPNGFNGKEICALARYAGISDKVSAFGVFNHNSTMAESVVIAQIVWYFIEGYHYRSKEYPFGSRANYLKYIVPLDDEELIFYKSDKTDRWWIEIPFQSNGHNKLKRNTLLPCSYEEYLSACNQELPERWWKAQRKNAL
- the porM gene encoding type IX secretion system motor protein PorM/GldM; protein product: MAGGKLTPRQKMINLMYLVFIAMLAMNVSKEVISGFGLFNEKFEASNATSVTNNASLLTALDQKAAEAKGEFAIAAQTAHKVEAISKDFYAYIGTLKTQAVQGFEVDKATGKMPYESMDKGDNIDDWFTGDGYTKKGNEIIAKIEKYKADIKAALGTDKKYAAIISEVEKKFDLSDVKNKDGIKEKYLAYHFKGFPAIASAAKLSAWQNDVQKTEADVYNSALGKAAVAAASYSNYQAIVVLDKNAYFQGEKVTGKVVLGRYDENTKPTSFQGPGQIVNGQAVISLTAGGVGEQDINGQFTFLEDGKNIPLKFSGKYVVVPRPNSATISADKMNVVYRGVVNPISVSFAGVDANKIVASAPGLSSAGKPGKYNMSPGQGTEATISVTGTLPNGDKVTDKKTFRIKGIPGPTGTIRGEMGVVKGPKSNLEIATIGAKLLDFDFEVGLDVVGFNMKIAGQPTVVVTGNKMNAQCKQVLSRAGKGDQVTISEIKTKLVGAGSYLLPRTAPVIYEIQ
- the porL gene encoding type IX secretion system motor protein PorL/GldL; translation: MALLSKKAMNFAYGMGAAVVIIGALFKITHFELGPLTGTVMLSIGLVTEALIFALSAFEPVEDELDWTLVYPELANGQARKKADKVETPTDAQGLLSQKLDAMLKEAKVDGELMASLGNSIKNFESAAKGIAPTVDSIAGQKKYSEELSMAAAQMESLNSLYKVQLESASRNAEANKEIAENASKLKEQMASMTANIASLNSVYGGMLSAMSNKG
- the porN gene encoding type IX secretion system ring subunit PorN/GldN, whose amino-acid sequence is MKVRNFLIAVVSIAGGFASNAQSNLLNAKTPDQIGLKTPAQLISDNDKPLAYGYVDDRDILMGKTTWEIIDLNEKINFPMYFPVDTANIGSNRRSLYDVLTKAIKGGKITEVYTDSYFNTKKSMKDIEGSLSRIDTTDAGRELINQYPDDYKSRVVKKKVVTGKGKNKSVSYVEETVGPTRTVPAEYILKQDLTAADVTQYKIKGYWYFDKRQSELKYRLLGICPVTPDVYTMNSDEKDYIELFWVFFPNAREALHEAKAFNDNNSALPISFDQILNSRRFNAVIYKEENLYGDRAISDYMKDNAQNQLLESERVKEKIRNFEQDMWNY